In Erigeron canadensis isolate Cc75 chromosome 7, C_canadensis_v1, whole genome shotgun sequence, one DNA window encodes the following:
- the LOC122608092 gene encoding protein SENESCENCE-ASSOCIATED GENE 21, mitochondrial-like, which yields MAITKLISTLIVDHLFVAVNRRDFATSIVNGSMRGSGVTMVKKGSEESKKSTPWVPDPVTGYYKPEGQTNQIDAAELRELRVKQKNRHQ from the exons ATGGCTATTACGAAGCTTATCTCAACTTTGATCGTTGATCATCTTTTTGTCGCGGTTAACAG ACGTGATTTTGCAACATCGATTGTAAATGGAAGCATGAGGGGAAGTGGAGTGACAATGGTGAAAAAAGGAAGCGAAGAATCAAAGAAATCGACTCCATGGGTTCCAGATCCCGTTACAGGCTACTACAAGCCCGAAGGCCAAACAAACCAGATTGATGCAGCAGAGCTTCGTGAATTGCGTGTAAAGCAAAAAAATCGCCATCAATAA
- the LOC122606961 gene encoding protein SENESCENCE-ASSOCIATED GENE 21, mitochondrial-like — protein sequence MATTTKLVSSFIVATRRGFATATQGSVSGNVRGSGVAMMKKASEDSKKSTPWVPDPVTGYYKPEGQTNQLDAAELRELLFKQKNRQN from the exons ATGGCCACTACAACTAAACTAGTCTCATCATTCATTGTTGCTACCAG ACGTGGATTTGCAACTGCAACACAAGGGAGTGTATCCGGAAATGTGAGGGGAAGTGGTGTCGCAATGATGAAGAAAGCAAGTGAGGATTCAAAGAAATCGACTCCATGGGTGCCAGACCCCGTTACGGGCTACTACAAGCCGGAGGGCCAAACCAACCAGCTTGACGCGGCTGAGCTACGTGAACTGCTCTTCAAACAGAAAAACCGTCAAAACTAA
- the LOC122607254 gene encoding protein SENESCENCE-ASSOCIATED GENE 21, mitochondrial-like, with protein MARSFSSANLISSFLVDQLVVVARRGYATASTGSVRGSGVAMMKKASEESKKSTPWVPDPVTGYYKPEGQINQIDGADQLRELILKQKNRRS; from the exons ATGGCTCGTTCTTTCTCTAGTGCCAACCTTATCTCGTCGTTCCTTGTTGATCAACTCGTTGTTGTTGCAAG gCGTGGATACGCGACAGCATCAACTGGAAGCGTAAGGGGAAGTGGTGTCGCAATGATGAAGAAAGCAAGTGAGGAATCTAAGAAATCGACTCCATGGGTTCCAGATCCCGTCACAGGCTACTATAAACCCGAGGGCCAAATTAATCAGATTGATGGAGCTGATCAGCTACGTGAGCtaattttgaaacagaaaaACCGTCGTAGCTAA
- the LOC122608046 gene encoding uncharacterized protein LOC122608046: protein MSPNIIITILTILVFISPTTSTTTTAYDIIQSYGFPKGILPIGVTGYKLDTKTGNFNAFFNKTCSFSLENTYDLKYQPTISGIISNGRLTNLSGVSVKVLFFWLNIVEVYVDKVNDGGVNQLGFSVGIYSAGFPIDNFEDCPQCGCGMDCNGVTHDHTLVSSS from the coding sequence ATGTCTCCAAACATTATAATCACAATCTTAACAATCCTCGTCTTCATCTCAccaacaacatcaacaacaacaacagcgTACGACATTATCCAATCATATGGATTCCCAAAAGGCATACTACCAATAGGGGTAACAGGATACAAATTAGATACAAAAACAGGCAACTTCAATGCCTTTTTCAACAAAACATGTAGTTTTTCTTTAGAAAACACTTATGATCTTAAATACCAACCAACCATAAGTGGGATTATATCTAATGGGAGGTTGACAAATCTAAGTGGGGTTAGTGTGAAAGTgttgtttttttggttaaatatTGTTGAAGTCTATGTTGATAAGGTTAATGATGGAGGTGTAAATCAGTTGGGGTTTTCTGTTGGCATTTATTCTGCTGGTTTTCCTATTGATAATTTTGAAGATTGTCCACAATGTGGGTGTGGTATGGATTGTAATGGTGTTACACATGATCATACTCTTGTTTCTTCCTcataa
- the LOC122607899 gene encoding uncharacterized protein LOC122607899 translates to MARSFSNAKRLSSFFTDHLSVSISKRGIAATPQGGAIGGSTMTQRVEESSKPAPKVPEFSLNQVNSAFNYIRPFSSHANIYKSQIPSMLSLSSKFSTAATASVASHARPLSPHLSIYKPQSNSMISISNRIAAMALSAFALAFYLLCMKTGLICFTYYSFYQIMSVLAGFTGLICYTSVPLIILHIIHSVKH, encoded by the exons ATGGCTCGATCCTTCTCAAACGCAAAACgcctttcttctttcttcactGATCACCTCTCCGTCTCCATCTCCAA GCGTGGTATTGCTGCAACACCACAAGGCGGTGCAATCGGCGGTTCAACGATGACACAGCGAGTCGAAGAATCGTCAAAACCGGCTCCTAAGGTTCCAGAGTTTTCTTTGAATCAGGTTAACTCTGCTTTCAACTATATTCGTCCGTTTTCTTCACATGCTAATATTTACAAGTCGCAAATCCCTTCAATGTTGTCATTGTCGAGTAAATTTTCTACTGCTGCGACTGCATCAGTTGCTAGTCATGCGCGTCCGTTATCTCCACATCTTTCGATTTACAAACCGCAGTCCAATTCAATGATTTCGATTTCCAACAGAATCGCTGCCATGGCTTTATCTGCTTTTGCCTTGGCGTTTTATCTTCTCTGTATGAAAACGGGTTTGATTTGCTTCACTTACTATAGCTTTTACCAAATCATGTCTGTATTGGCTGGGTTCACTGGGCTGATTTGCTATACATCAGTTCCTCTTATCATCCTTCATATCATCCATTCCGTTAAGCATTAA
- the LOC122609444 gene encoding uncharacterized protein LOC122609444, whose amino-acid sequence MEFERALDPENIPTSEDMISGSSEIPCTEMIDMFIEVARDKKKTIDSKMDSLINLMREVEHMEKAAEQAKQQSDECSLDVVGQVDDVKQAAQRAKEKNDMHAKEVYAQKAALATEMDKVQLRVLGVSNEGNKFLSDLDEISRSLEKRLNSAMMKKEAADKQKLENEALFANHINQMEMTVEEAKRLEQEAMQNSELQEFLRDRGHVVDMLREEIYCKRLDMDLLKKELEDYQVEKELKVTEQYLTPIMQEPPWLNQMGVIHV is encoded by the exons ATGGAGTTTGAAAGAGCACTTGATCCTGAAAACATTCCTACGTCGGAAGATATGATTAGCGGTTCAAGCGAAATACCTTGCACGGAAATGATTGACATGTTTATTGAGGTTGCTAGAGATAAGAAG AAAACCATAGACTCCAAAATGGATTCACTTATCAACCTTATGCGAGAAGTGGAACATATGGAGAAGGCTGCTGAACAAGCAAAACAGCAATCTGATGAATGTAGCTTAGATGTTGTTGGTCAAGTGGATGACGTTAAACAGGCAGCACAACGTGCAAAGGAAAAAAATGATATG CATGCTAAAGAAGTATATGCACAGAAGGCTGCTTTAGCTACTGAGATGGACAAGGTTCAACTTCGTGTGTTGGGTGTATCAAATGAAGGAAATAAATTCCTTTCGGATCTTGATGAG ATAAGTAGATCCCTCGAGAAGAGATTAAATTCGGCAATGATGAAAAAAGAAGCAGCAGATAAACAGAAGTTAGAAAACGAAGCATTGTTTGCTAACCATATAAACCAAATGGAAATGACAGTAGAAGAGGCAAAGAGACTTGAACAAGAAGCAATGCAGAATTCAGAG CTGCAGGAATTCCTTAGAGATCGTGGCCATGTAGTCGATATGCTACG AGAAGAGATATATTGTAAACGTCTGGATATGGACCTACTAAAAAAGGAGCTTGAAGATTATCAAGTTGAAAAGGAACTCAAGGTTACCGAACAATATTTGACCCCAATAATGCAAGAACCA CCTTGGCTCAATCAAATGGGTGTAATTCATGTATGA
- the LOC122609445 gene encoding uncharacterized protein LOC122609445, whose product MALTKTKRETLCVIFLSFSVCLLFMLSNVDGQGTPYEVLESHNLPIGLLPKGALGYDLDPNSGQFSFNLTKACNIHSGGFKIKYNPTITGVISTNNLDKLDGVRVKIALFWIKIEWVKRNQDNLEFKIGNFAKKSFPVSDFTSSPECS is encoded by the coding sequence ATGGCACTCACCAAAACCAAAAGGGAGACGTTATGTGTCATTTTTCTTAGCTTTTCTGTTTGtctattatttatgttatcCAACGTTGATGGTCAGGGGACGCCCTATGAAGTTCTAGAGAGCCACAACCTCCCAATCGGTCTTCTTCCAAAGGGTGCTCTTGGATACGATTTGGACCCCAATAGTGGTCAGTTTTCGTTTAATCTAACCAAAGCTTGTAACATTCATTCAGGTGGCTTTAAGATCAAATATAACCCCACAATCACGGGTGTGATTTCAACAAATAACCTTGACAAACTAGATGGCGTGAGGGTGAAAATCGCATTGTTTTGGATTAAAATTGAGTGGGTTAAAAGAAATCAGGACAACCTCGAGTTCAAGATTGGCAATTTCGCCAAAAAATCTTTCCCCGTTAGCGATTTTACGTCGTCTCCTGAATGTAGCTAG
- the LOC122609446 gene encoding uncharacterized protein LOC122609446: MALTKTKRETLGVIFLCFSVCLLSTPSNGDGQPTPYEVLQSHNLPIGLLPKGALGYDLDPNDGQFSVNLTNICNIYAGGFKIKCNPTITGVISTNNLDNLDGVRVKIAVFWIKIEWAKRNGDNIEFKIGNFAKKTFPVSDFTSSPGCS; this comes from the coding sequence ATGGCACTCACCAAAACCAAAAGGGAGACATTAGGGGtgatttttctttgtttttctgTTTGTCTATTATCTACGCCATCCAACGGTGATGGCCAGCCCACGCCCTATGAAGTTCTGCAGAGCCACAACCTCCCAATCGGTCTTCTTCCAAAGGGTGCTCTTGGATACGATTTGGACCCCAATGATGGTCAGTTTTCGGTTAATCTAACCAACATTTGTAACATATACGCTGGTGGTTTTAAGATCAAATGTAACCCCACAATCACGGGTGTTATTTCAACAAATAACCTTGACAACCTAGATGGTGTGAGGGTGAAAATTGCAGTGTTTTGGATTAAAATTGAGTGGGCTAAAAGAAATGGCGACAATATCGAGTTCAAGATTGGCAATTTTGCCAAAAAAACTTTCCCTGTTAGTGACTTTACATCTTCTCCTGGATGTAGCTAG
- the LOC122609447 gene encoding uncharacterized protein LOC122609447: protein METLMKMFFLCFSLCLLFPLTKGDGQLSVYDVLQSYNLPIGLLPNTTLEYNVDPNTGQFSVNLTQPCDTFAAGFQISYEPTITGVISQNKIEELEGVKLKVYFFSIGIKNITRDQDNVIGLKVGWITRYGPISDFSTCNECNKFLAKREADRKEN from the coding sequence atggagaCATTGATGAAAATGTTTTTTCTATGTTTTTCTCTTTGCCTTTTGTTTCCATTGACCAAAGGAGATGGTCAGCTATCAGTCTATGATGTTCTACAAAGCTACAACCTCCCAATTGGTCTTCTTCCAAATACTACTCTTGAGTACAATGTGGATCCCAATACGGGTCAGTTTTCGGTTAACTTAACCCAACCTTGTGACACTTTTGCAGCCGGTTTTCAAATCAGTTATGAACCCACAATCACGGGTGTGATATCTCAAAACAAGATTGAAGAACTTGAAGGAGTGAAGTTGAAAGTATATTTTTTCTCAATAGGAATCAAGAATATCACTAGAGATCAAGACAATGTGATTGGGCTTAAGGTTGGCTGGATTACAAGGTATGGCCCGATTAGTGACTTTAGTACTTGTAATGAATGTAACAAGTTTTTAGCGAAGCGAGAGGCTgataggaaagaaaattag
- the LOC122606874 gene encoding epoxide hydrolase A-like — protein METIQHSTIKVNGINMHVAQIPNPGPPILFLHGFPELWYTWRHQMLYLSSLGYRTIAPDLRGYGDSDSPVSATQYTVFHIVGDLVGLLESLKIDKVFLVAHDWGAAIAWWFCMLRPELVRALVNMSVVFSPRNPVRKPIESMRAMFGNDYYMCRFQQPGEVEEEFARVDTAQIIKKFLTSRNPGLLCVPKEVGFGGKPNAKITLPSWLTEDDVNYFATKFERTGFTGGLNYYRAMDLNWELTAPWTGVQIKVPVKFIVGDLDLTYNTPGVKDFIHKGGFNKHVPFLQEVVIMEGVAHFINQEKPQEVSEHIYDFIKKF, from the exons ATGGAAACCATCCAACATAGTACAATAAAAGTAAACGGAATAAACATGCACGTAGCCCAGATCCCAAACCCTGGCCCACCAATCCTTTTCTTACACGGCTTCCCAGAACTTTGGTACACATGGCGTCACCAGATGCTATATCTATCATCATTAGGATACCGTACAATCGCCCCTGACCTCAGAGGATATGGTGACTCTGACTCCCCTGTTTCCGCAACCCAATACACTGTTTTTCATATTGTTGGTGATTTGGTTGGGTTACTTGAAAGTTTGAAGATAGATAAAGTGTTTCTTGTGGCCCATGATTGGGGTGCTGCTATTGCTTGGTGGTTTTGTATGTTGCGGCCCGAATTGGTTCGGGCCTTGGTGAATATGAGTGTTGTGTTTAGTCCTAGGAATCCTGTTAGGAAACCGATTGAATCGATGCGGGCTATGTTTGGAAATGATTATTATATGTGCAGGTTTCAG CAACCTGGAGAAGTGGAAGAAGAATTTGCTCGTGTAGATACTGCACAGATCATCAAAAAGTTTCTCACATCACGTAATCCAGGCCTGCTTTGTGTGCCTAAAGAAGTTGGATTTGGGGGTAAACCCAATGCTAAGATCACACTTCCTTCTTGGTTAACTGAAGATGATGTGAATTATTTTGCCACGAAGTTTGAACGTACAGGATTCACTGGTGGCTTGAACTACTATCGGGCTATGGATTT AAACTGGGAGTTGACAGCCCCATGGACCGGCGTGCAAATAAAAGTGCCCGTTAAGTTTATTGTCGGGGACCTGGACCTAACCTATAACACTCCCGGCGTAAAGGACTTCATTCACAAAGGGGGTTTCAATAAACATGTCCCTTTCTTGCAAGAAGTTGTCATAATGGAGGGTGTTGCTCATTTTATTAACCAGGAAAAGCCCCAAGAAGTTAGTGAGCACATTTATGATTTCATCAAGAAGTTTTGA